Part of the Anaerolineae bacterium genome, TTGCTGGTCGATTTCCGTCGTGTGGTGCGCCGCCTGCAGCCCGACCTGATCCATGCCGGGCCGCTCCAGCAGGTGGCCCTCTTCCCGGCGTTGGCAGGGGCTCATCCTCTGGTGGCCATGTCGTGGGGGTCGGACCTGCTGCGCGATGCCGAGCGTAACGCGTTTTATCGCTGGGCGTCCCGGTTTGTCCTCTCGCGCGCTGATGCTTTCGTTGGCGATTGTGAAACGGTGGCGCAAAAGGCCCTGTCCCTGGGGTTCCCGCGGGAAAAGATGGCGATCTTTCCTTGGGGGGTGGATTTGACGCGCTTTTCGCCTGGCCCGGATGATGGGCTGCGGGCCCGGTGGGGATGGCAGGACGCTTTCGTGATCATCCATACCCGCTCCTGGGAGCCGCTTTACGGCGTGGAGGTGATGGCGCAGGCCTTCACGCGTGCGGCGCGGCAGGAACCCCGCCTGCGGCTGATGTTGCTGGGCGGCGGTTCTCTGGCTCCACGTCTGCGCGAAATTTGGCAACGAGGTGGGGTGTTGGATCGGGTACAATTCGTGGGCCAAGTGAGCCAGCGGCATCTGCCGCGCTACTATCGGGCTGCTGATCTCTACCTCAGCGCCTCCCACAGCGACGGCTCTTCAGTTTCGCTGATGGAAGCGCTGGCCTGTGGGCTTCCGGTGGCGGTGTCGGACATCCCTTCCAATCAGGAGTGGGTGCGGCAGGGAATCGAGGGCTGGCTCTTCCCCGATGGGGACGCGGCAGCCCTTGCCCGGA contains:
- a CDS encoding glycosyltransferase family 4 protein, with protein sequence MRVLYFSLDYTPHDHRFLATLAETEHEVYYLRLQRGPRQTENRPVPDGVHIVRWAGGRRPFRWRDFPRLLVDFRRVVRRLQPDLIHAGPLQQVALFPALAGAHPLVAMSWGSDLLRDAERNAFYRWASRFVLSRADAFVGDCETVAQKALSLGFPREKMAIFPWGVDLTRFSPGPDDGLRARWGWQDAFVIIHTRSWEPLYGVEVMAQAFTRAARQEPRLRLMLLGGGSLAPRLREIWQRGGVLDRVQFVGQVSQRHLPRYYRAADLYLSASHSDGSSVSLMEALACGLPVAVSDIPSNQEWVRQGIEGWLFPDGDAAALARILVRAARIPREQLQTLGWAARRRAEERANWAQNVQRLLQLYVLVQKRESAL